The Vigna unguiculata cultivar IT97K-499-35 chromosome 11, ASM411807v1, whole genome shotgun sequence genomic sequence TTCATAAAAGCTATCACTTTCAATCATTGCGTTACTTATATGTTGCAAATATAAtgaatgtaatttattttaaggtaaattattgaaatagaaaataaatatttcattaaaattgagaataaagttaatttatattttttctaaagaCTAAAACTACAATGATTAGGCTTTGATATAggttttttaaagataaatatcaaacacttttaaatactttttttattttcagtatTCTTCTGTttgaaatatttagaaaatacttGTGCTATTGGTAATAGATAAACTTTTGTTGGACTATTAGTAATATAGAAaggattataatattttgatctattttttttatgtatttttaatctatcagtctacttattattatatcatgacATTGCACcattaataaaaatcaaaatagataattgaagGAGATTGTAATATCATTATTGGAATGGTTTACAGTATTCTTCTAATGTATTTCAACCATTGAAGAGTTTTTTTGAAGACATGTTAAATCTTTTTGCTAAAGTTTTTCAAGTCTGGATAATAATTTTGgcttaaatattttactttctattttctttcaatttgaaaaggataaaattgttctattttaaaaaaaattgagactaaattaaatcaaaataacaaatatgaaaactaaagtgaatcaaaataacaatataagtatgaattgaatcaaaataacaaatataaaaactaaattaaatacaacGTAATAACATATTATACTGATACTGACACATAACACTGACATTGCTATGTGATATGATGTTAACTTGACATGtaaaaaatttttttaattaagaaaaattttaaaaagtaaaaaaaaattaaaagaaattcaaaaataattcaattaattaaaaaaaatcaaaagattaaaaactaaaaaaccaTGAACTGACATGTGTTATACATCCTTCACAATCTATTCACGATTTAAACATCATTAtcaaaaatgacaaaattaaccaaaattgatgaaaattgtgattttattgaacaaaaataaaagaatcacatttgtcaacactcaatttcgtccgagtaacaatgataaaaataataatagaaacaaattaattaaagttcaatggagaaaaataaataaataattaataaaataaaaaaggtaaaaaaatatattttaatttgagaaagaataaatatgtatgtttattttatttattattattattatttattttattttaatttaattatgtttttttgttttgttttatttattatttatgatttttattttatttaatttttatttttattattttattattatattattttgttttcttttattataagttccattttgttttatgtctctcattctagtttagtaacaaaaacgaaaaaaaaaacaaaacaaaaggaaaaaaaaacaacaaaagaaaaagagaaggaaaaagaaaaaaagagaaataggAGAACTACAGGTTGGCGTAAGATCTATGTTATCAGCGTACCTATCTCTTATATCATTGTTTTTGTACTGGAAATTGCGTATAGTAGCTGGCTAGCCTTATCCCATATCTCAGATATTggaaaggataaaagagaaatgaGCGAAACAAAAAAAGggaattacataataaaaagaagaaaatctattaaaaaaagaGGATTTTTCATTACAGAGGAGAAGAGAGTATGAGACAGAATAGAGGAGGAGATTCTGTAAACAAAAGAGGAGAAGGAAGCATGTCGGGAAAAGAAAGAAGTTGTTAGtgaattaacttttatttccaAGGTAAGTGCCCTTAACTTCTTAAGTCATTCCTTAACACTGGTGCTTATTAATATATGAGTGGAATGAATGTATGGGGTTGGTCTTTAGTTAAGCATCATTCATCTTGTTTTTCATATATTGTTTATACCCTCTGCACTCATGATCGTGCTTGTCGCCTTATCACTCACATCTTCTACccgacaaaataaaaaacaaagcaCCAAAATAGTTTCCATCATCATCGTATCATCATCGTAAGAGCCATAATTTCTTTCCTCAAAACCCTGCACAACCATCATGCCCAACCACAagaacaaaaacacaacaatCCAAACTCCGAAAATCAAAACAGTAAGCCGTCGACGAGTCGGAGTTCGAGCTGAGTGATAGCGGCTCCGATCACAGTTGGGGGTGCGACAGTAAGGCTCGATGGTGTAGCTTCCGAACCCGGTGTGGCTCGTGCGAGAAAAGGTTCAAGAATCTTGGAGCACCGCGGAGGCCGGCGAGGGTTCTGGTAGGGTTTAGCGCTGTCGCAGGTGGCTCTAACGGACCGGGAAGCTGGTGTGGTCGTGACCTTGGGGCTGTAGTGGTGGCTCGCGTGTTGGGAAGGTGAGAGAGGCACCATATTGTATCGTTCTTTGCCGACGATTGTGCTGTGGTCGACCGAAGATGGTGGCCATTTTGTCGGAGGTGCGTTAGAGGGTGGTTCTCCGTGGGAAGAGGTTCCAGACGTGAAGGTTGAAGAAGAAccttttttatttgaagaaaGGGAATGGGATAACTTaggattttctatttttgttagaagaagaagatgggCTTACCATCTTTTTGCACCTTGCACCCCCGTAGTTGTACCTTGCACCTTCAATTATTTCACTTTGGGCTAGAATATATTTTACTCTACACATCccatttttctttatcttgCACCCCTATTTTAATTTCATGCTGCGAGCATCCCCTGATGTTTACTAACCTCACACCCCTGCCACACTTGTTTCATTTTTACTATGCGCACCCCTTTTTTATCTCACacccttattttaattttatgctgcAAGCACCCCCTGATGTTTACTAATCTCGCACTCCTACCacacttgtttcatgttttactcTACGCACCCCCTTTTTCTTTATCTCGcacccctgttttaattttatgctgTGAGCACCCCCTGATGtttactaacctcgcacccttgccacacttgtttcatgttttacttCGCGCACCCCTTTTTTCTATATCTCGCACccctgtttttattttatgttgcaAGCACCCCTTGATGTTTACTAACCTCGCACCTTTGTCacacttgtttcatgttttacttTGTGCGCCACCATAATTGTTAATCTCGCACCCCGTGTTTTCTGTTGGTCTTGTTTTGGGTCTGACTGTGTTCGTTGGCTGCAGCCTAATTTTCACAGTTTACACCCTTCTTGTATTTTTActctattttcaaatttttactcATTACACCCTACTGTGTTTTATGTCTACACccttcatgcatttttttttattttttaccttcattttatttttgtcccaTCTTTTGTACAcatgtgttttttctttctttctaaaaaaatatttggaaattataaaaaattacaaaaatagaaaaatctgaaaaatgaaaaaaaaaatgttctctttcactttattgtGTATGTCTGGTCGCCTGtaccgtgtgacactcattttcaaaaagtaccaaaaataatctttttttttcctttttctcttttagtgtttgtCTGACCGTTCGCGTCGTGTGATACACTTATTTTCAAATAGttcaaaacacaaaaatatataaaattttcaaaatataaaaatatcaacaattCCAACCAAAAGTCTTTTTAAGAACttcgtgatccttgattctccactgtgagatacgtaggagcaaggtcagtccttgtcaggttcactttcaaaaaatcaaatcattttccaaatatcttttaaataactatGTAATCCTGATTTCTCACTTTAAaggagaatacgtaggaccaaggtcaatctttgtcgggcccaaaaatcaaaaaatatttttgtttctttttagtattatttgtctcattatttttggggaaagttaatgttttgaaaaccacatcaactttgcatgttTAGTTAAGGGTACTGCCTTTGGGCGACGTTGTAGGGTGTTAATACCTTTCCTACGCGTAATTGACTCCTGGATCcaaaaaaatatggtttttcgcagactttctttattttatggttttccataattttccagaaataactatggtggcgactcctaatcttttttaaaactcatttctttttttagttcATCGTCCCGTCACGATTCTGGTTGCGACAACATTGAATAAACTCgacaaaaatagaaaccaaatagtATTTAAGCCATAATTGGATGACATATTTAATTGGATTCCAGAAGCATTTGGAATTCTAAATCAAAATGTTGcaagaatttttgttttttttttattgcaaattttgttataaaggATGGGGAAGATTAATTTGGTCTTCTTGTCTAAAACATTGATCTTTTTGGAAGCTATTccaaaaaaatatcttttaataagGACGTACAATATAGAGGGGATGGTTTTGTGGGAAAAGAGGAGCatatttaccattttttttcattataatactTGCATTTGGATAATTTAATCACCTTTTTCAAATCTTCGGACACTCCTCTAATGACACATATTAGATTAGTTATAACCATTTAGATGATTTGGAAGATGAAAAACTATACCAGAtttcaacaaaatatttttattcaaacaatAAAATTGGTTATCAGGTTGGCACGAAATGCCCTCAAGAATACTATGTGTAATGATATGGTTGATTTTTTggttttgaaatcttttattGATGTTGGTTGGGTCAAAATAAACATGGACAATGTATTGTGCTGGTTTGGTCAAAGGAAGTAGGGATGAATACATTGGGAACTTATCTTCTTTTATTGGGGTTCAAAACTCCTTGTATGTTGATATAATGGGAGATGTTATTGCTATTGAAGTTGTTTGGTTTGTTAGTATTTGATTAGAGAGTAACTCTTTCTTGTTATGtaaaatgtttcttttaaaCAAATTGTTCTTTGGTCTCTTAGAAGAAGATAGAAAAAGTGCATGAAGTTTTGTAAAGAAATAGAATTTAAGTGTTCTCATACTTTTAGAGAAGATAATTATTGTGCTGATAAGTTGACTTCTATAAGTTTaagattgaatatatatatatatatatatatatatatatatatatatatatatatatatatatatatatatatatatatagtattaatCTATGTCATTTAAGATAACTCTTGATATGTTTCAACTTCCTATGTCTAGAGTTGCTTACTTCTTTGCACTACAAGAACTTTTGTATTTACCCATAAAAATAAATCTGTTAGTAAACTCAAATTTGCTGACATATCTTACCAACGAATTTTAGAACTTCACTTATAgacaaatattttcttcaataaCTAATCCGTCaataaaattcttaatttatGAGTCAAGTTTACATATGAGTTTAAGATTAGttgataaattcaaatttgtacTATTGACGAATATTTCTATTGGTAATGGTAATGTATGTTTGGGAGATGAATGTGAATAAAATAGATGAATGTGTGTGCGAGAGATGAGTGTAGATAAAAGATATAAGTGTgagaaaatttatgaatgtaaaTAAAGAAGATGAGTGTGATGAGATTTATATAGAGagtaacagaaaaaaaatataaataaaaaaatgtatcatcTTTAAATCTAGACCACTATATTAGAATCACTAacatataaagtaaaatttgtgcacttttcttatatatatatatatatatatatatatatattaattatgatttgagaatatttataattaatgtgagATCTCCTGCACTTACAACTTTCAGTCAACTGTCGTTACAAGTTTATGTATATATACCATAACTAATTTTCATAAATCGTGTCTAAAGAAACGTCACTGAGGTAGTTCCACTAGACGCACTACTCTAACATTCTTTTGAGACTATTATCCATACAACGCAGGTCTTCTACCAAAACACTATGAGGAAATTAGACGGACTAGGAACtgtcattaattttattgaactAATATATTCACAATTCTTATAATATACTCCTTTCATAAGAAGAAAGTTTAAGAACAGAATATTACCATGTTTGTCATATTAAACACCATTCGAAGAGTCCTGAAATTTCCACATCACAGAAATTCTTTTACACCCGTTATCAAATAGACCCTCTCATAACATGTCAAATAATTTACCACAACACAAGGTGCAAGGGATACAAAGAACAATAACGTAATCAAACTTTATTATTCTCCTAGATATTGCAACAAACTCATGGAAATTGCTTTTAGCCTGAAAGCAAACTTTATTAGACACTTTGTTTGTCAAGGAACTCAATGATGAGCTGGTTCACCTTCTCTGGCATTTGTTCATGCACAAAATGGTTTCCTTCTGGAATATATGTGATTTCCAAGTCAGGAACAAAGCTTTTCACTGCCCCACTTCGAACATAGTCCTCCATGCCTGGAAACTTGAGCACATAATCTTTCTCACCAACAATCAGAAGTGATGGAACAGTAACTTTTACATCACTTAAGCCAGCATCCGCATTGATACTCCTGAATGCATCATAAACACTCATCTTAACCCTCAACACTATTTATAACAGTTTTAAGGAGTCAGGAAAATGCTAGGTTTCACAAAGGTTAAAACTCCATACATCATATTTCTCTTTTGACAAAAAAGCAAATTTGATCAGTTAATGTAGTTTTTCACATTGTAAAAAAGCAACTAGTCCTTGATTCTGTCTTAGTCTTCTATCAATCAATTTGTTTCAAAAGTTAGTGTATAACACATGGCAGCTAACATTGTGTCCTAAATTGATTGCTATGTGTTTTGTTTACCTATAAGGAACCTGCAATGCATATCTGAATCCAGATTTTTCATATAAAGATGCATAGGTTTCAAGATCTTCCTCAGAGAACCATGGAGGTAAGGGAGTAGATGGATCAAACAAGTCCATGATTTCTTGATCATCAGCAGCAATTGGAATCTCACTTTTGGAGAAGAGAGTGTAGATGTTTCTTATCACAGATTTCACAGGAAAGCGGCCAAAATCTGCTTCTGCCCTCCCAGGCTCCTGAATTGGAATTGGAATCAATCAACAAATTACTACTAAACATTCCAATGAATATAAAAACACTGCTCTTTATACTTTCACAATCTCTGTATATATGTAAAGATTATGATGAACAGTTTCTAAATATAGAGAACAAAAGACTAAGTAAACTATACAAAAACTATGATGCAAGATAGAATTTGTACCCGCCACCTAGTAATATAAAACCCTTTGGGGAGCAGAAGGTGACCCTCCACTGCAGAGGGACCTGGAAGCATAAAAGGAATGCCTAAACTTATGATACCAGCAACTCTTTCTGGGTGCACTACAGTTGTAAGATGTCCTGGGATAGCACCAAAGTCCTTACCAACTAGAAAAGCCTGCTTTAAACAACGAAATTCATATCCAATTAGGGATAAATATTAGACTCAGACTCAATTGCTCTCtgcaaaaattatttatattatcaattGAATGCAGGTATTATACTTTCTAGTTTTGTTCATTCTAgcataatatatataacccattttacaatttcaaagtttttaaaatgatttatgatTAAGGTAAGCAATTTCTACATATTAGATCTGCATACAAACGATCTAAACCCAAGAGGGTGTCATTTCTAGAATTGATTCACATATACTTCTTCACTCTAGAAACCTATACACATTGACAAAGTCATGAAAGTGTACTGCAACATATTCATCTCCTTACCTTGGTGATGCTTAAAGCATCCAAAAGACCCACAATTTCATGAACTAAATCAAACATGGTTTCCTTTTCTGGCTCAGCTGGTTGCTGAGAGAGTCCATAGCCTCTGAAATCAAAGGCAATAGCCCTATAACCAGCGTTTGCCACAGCAATCATCTGGTGCCTCCACGTGTACCAGATCTCTGGGAATCCATGTAAGAATAGCACTGCCTTGGAcccttcacacacacaaaaatgATTAATATGAAGTAGATGCAAATGAGTATTAGACAGTATTCAAGAGGGTGTTGAAGGAATTAGCGTACCAGTTCCAATCTCTGCCACGTGTAGCTTCAGTCCCTTCACTTCCACCTCACTGTGCTTGATCTTCTCCATCATACAAGGAGGGGTTTACTGCAACTCGACAACACTGTCTCAGAAAAACGAGTGGAACATCAAAGTGAAGAGTGTCTCAGAGATACAGTGAAAGAGTGAGGAAACGGatgaaaaaagaaacacaatgAAGTGTCGAATATAAAGATCATCAGATAGTTTAGTTGAGGAAAATTTATACGAGttattatacatttaatttttcatctaCCTTATTtgaatttcctttttgtttttttacttttttattgttttatcacATTGTTTATATCTATCAGATTTTATTTGTCTCTTCCCTCTTATCCATCTATACTTTGTATTCATCATTTTCCAGTTTGAAATGAGAATATTATTGTAAGAGAAAGGATGCACATAATCTTAGAATAAACAGAATGAATTTTATAACTCCAATAGATAAATAGATAAGATAGGAATTTAGATGTTTAATTCAATCATAATTATTACAAACAGATATATTCCTCTGAATGGTGTGGATTGAAATAAGGATTTTGTAGAAAGAAATGTAAAATTGTATCGCATGTTTTCATATTTAGAGGTTAGTTGGAAGAAGATAAAGttcaatataaaagaaaaacatggaaGGTGTAAGTAGGTGAGATTTATATACAAATAGCACAACATTTAATATGTGTTGTAGCAATTTAGAGAATAAAAAATGGGATGTTATTTGGTGCAAAGTTGTATTGGACAGAGTTTGGTGAACTTTTTAATAAGGAAAGTCTGAGGCAGGACATTGTCCAgtgttgaaaaaatattttgaatgttCATTGctcattattttattcaactctgtaaaaaaaatatcatcgtCACTTACTGAATCTTTTGTTAGCTTCTTTTTCTAAATCTTgttctgttttttgtttgtttaatgATTATCCGTATCCACTCATACACCCACCTTCAAGTTATTTTAGAACTTACCTGTGGTTTTGTCCAATTGCAGAGAACTAATTACCACAATTATCCTTAATTACTAAACCGTAAGTAATTATTCATAATGACGAAACTGAAGCATAAATGCTCTTTGATATCTTAAGATTATCACAATTCAGAGACCAGAGTTGAATACAATACAATCTGTCAAAGAATCATCTTAATTACATCCCTCGTCGATACATTGTAATAATATAGGCACTATAAATGTCTCAGAACATACATTTGGAGACATGATCATCTCCACCAAAAATCTTTTTCAGTATACAATGCTATAATTGACtttaatgtaaattaaaaaaaaaaaaaacaagaataattGTACAACTAGGAAAACTTTGGAATGCATTATATCTTCATCACTTCATACTCCTTGTGTTCCCTACTCACATATCTCAATTTTTCTGGTAGCAAAAGATTATATTCAAATCTGTTATGTCCTCCCGATAACAGCAAGTAGCATGTCATGCATAGAGCCTTAGACATAACAGGTGGAAGAAGAGAGTAACGATGgaataattaatcaattaatttgttaaatcaGTTTTGTTCTGCACAAGTTGTTCAACATCTCCTAGCTCCATTTCTTTCCCTTGAATCTCATACTCATTCTGAAACATCATCTCAATCTGCTCCAACGACTTCCCTTTGGTTTCAGGAACCAATGTGATGACAAAGGCAATGGCAAGAGCAGAAATAGCAGAAAACAGAAAGAATGTTCCAGCAACACTGATTGCCTCAGACACTGAAAGAAAAGACATGGCCACAAGGCCACTGCAGACTCTATTAGCGACAGCTCCAAGTGCAGATGCTTGAGCACGCACGCGCAAAGGGAAGATTTCAGATGTCAAAACCCAGCACACAGGGCCTAATCCAACAGAAAAGAATGCCACATTCCCACAAACAAAAAGAATAGCCAATGCAATCACAAATGAACCTTTTCCAAAGAGAGCAAGTGTAGCCCCCATGCAGAACAAACAAACTGTCATCCCAATTGTGCTTATCATGAGAAGGGGCCTCCTACCTAGTTTGTCTATGAGAATTATTGCTACCAAAATGAAAATAGTCTTTGTTATGCCTACAGCAACAGTAGCAGCTAGAAGTTTTGAATTGTCTTCAATCCCAGCTGCTTGGAAAATTTCAGGACTGTAATACACGGTTGCATCAATTCCTGAGATCTGTTGGAAACACTGAATTCCAAGTCCAGTGATCAGCATTCGGCGGAGAGGAGGAGGTGGAAATAGGAGTTCACGCCA encodes the following:
- the LOC114168344 gene encoding bifunctional epoxide hydrolase 2-like, whose amino-acid sequence is MMEKIKHSEVEVKGLKLHVAEIGTGSKAVLFLHGFPEIWYTWRHQMIAVANAGYRAIAFDFRGYGLSQQPAEPEKETMFDLVHEIVGLLDALSITKAFLVGKDFGAIPGHLTTVVHPERVAGIISLGIPFMLPGPSAVEGHLLLPKGFYITRWREPGRAEADFGRFPVKSVIRNIYTLFSKSEIPIAADDQEIMDLFDPSTPLPPWFSEEDLETYASLYEKSGFRYALQVPYRSINADAGLSDVKVTVPSLLIVGEKDYVLKFPGMEDYVRSGAVKSFVPDLEITYIPEGNHFVHEQMPEKVNQLIIEFLDKQSV